A genomic segment from Dietzia psychralcaliphila encodes:
- a CDS encoding flavin-containing monooxygenase: MTSIPTVAVIGAGISGLTTLKMLEDYGIGAVCFEASDRIGGNWAFDNPNGSSSAYRSLHIDTSKHQLSFRDFPMPEEFPDFPHHSQIKQYLDDYAEAFDLLRSIEFENRVLHAERLEGGGWELTTEHTGTRRFDALVVGNGHHWDPRFGDFPGEFTGEMIHSHAYVDPWDPLELMDKRVLVVGLGNSAADIAVELSSKVMRNEVVISTRSGAWIVPKYIAGQPADKYFATFPFLPYSWQRKAIQAMQPMSAGRPESYGLPKPNHKFFEAHPTQSVELPLRLGSGDITAKGNIARFEGRTVHFEDGTAQEFDVVIQATGYNTSFPFFDPEFLSADAHNHVPLYKRMFSPGIDDLVMVGFAQSTPTLFPFVEAQARLAAAWAAGLYRTPGRAEMEQVIVADEKKYIGHMLDTPRHQQQVDYFLYEHDLRTHEIPQGRERASRLGGMIRSAATA, from the coding sequence ATGACATCCATCCCCACCGTCGCCGTCATCGGCGCGGGCATCAGTGGTCTCACCACCCTGAAGATGCTCGAGGACTACGGCATCGGGGCGGTGTGCTTCGAGGCCTCCGACCGGATCGGCGGCAACTGGGCGTTCGACAACCCCAACGGGAGTTCGAGCGCGTACCGGTCGCTGCACATCGACACCTCCAAGCACCAGCTGAGTTTCCGCGACTTCCCCATGCCCGAGGAATTCCCGGACTTCCCGCACCATTCGCAGATCAAGCAGTACCTCGACGACTACGCCGAGGCCTTCGACCTGCTGCGATCGATCGAGTTCGAGAACCGGGTGCTGCACGCCGAGCGCCTCGAGGGCGGCGGCTGGGAGCTGACCACCGAGCACACCGGCACCCGTCGCTTCGACGCGCTGGTGGTGGGGAACGGACACCACTGGGACCCGCGGTTCGGCGACTTCCCGGGCGAGTTCACCGGCGAGATGATCCACTCGCACGCCTACGTCGACCCGTGGGACCCGCTGGAGCTGATGGACAAGCGCGTCCTCGTGGTGGGCCTGGGCAACAGCGCCGCCGACATCGCGGTCGAACTGTCCTCCAAGGTGATGCGGAACGAGGTGGTGATCTCCACCCGGTCGGGCGCGTGGATCGTCCCGAAGTACATCGCCGGCCAACCGGCCGACAAGTACTTCGCCACGTTCCCGTTCCTGCCCTATTCGTGGCAGCGCAAGGCCATCCAGGCCATGCAGCCGATGTCGGCGGGTCGACCCGAGTCCTACGGGCTGCCCAAGCCCAACCACAAGTTCTTCGAGGCCCACCCCACCCAGTCCGTCGAGTTGCCGCTGCGGCTGGGCTCGGGGGACATCACGGCCAAGGGCAACATCGCTCGTTTCGAGGGACGGACCGTGCACTTCGAGGACGGCACGGCCCAGGAGTTCGACGTGGTCATCCAGGCCACCGGCTACAACACCTCGTTCCCGTTCTTCGACCCCGAGTTCCTCAGCGCCGACGCGCACAACCACGTGCCGCTCTACAAGCGGATGTTCTCGCCGGGGATCGACGACCTCGTGATGGTCGGCTTCGCCCAGTCCACACCCACTCTGTTCCCGTTCGTCGAGGCCCAGGCCCGGCTGGCCGCCGCGTGGGCGGCCGGCCTGTACCGGACCCCGGGGCGGGCGGAGATGGAGCAGGTCATCGTGGCCGACGAGAAGAAGTACATCGGTCACATGCTCGACACCCCGCGACACCAGCAGCAGGTGGACTATTTCCTCTACGAACACGATCTGCGTACCCACGAGATCCCCCAGGGCAGGGAGCGCGCGTCACGCCTCGGCGGGATGATCCGGTCGGCGGCGACCGCGTGA
- a CDS encoding SDR family NAD(P)-dependent oxidoreductase: MADDTTGRRHAVVVGGASGIGWATARQLASDGWRVTVADVNGDLAEARVAELAELADSAGLGASTGPHGPGHDHRVVDVVDESSVEALFSGTGPELVVTTAGVSTLGLVTDHDTAEFRRVVDVCLTGAFLVLKHAGRVVGEGGSIVAIASLNARQPGRGMAAYCAAKAGLVMLAQVAALELGERGIRVNTVSPGFLVTPLTEPVLQIPGLAEEYAENAAVPHRGTAEDVARAVLYLADSPWMTGEDLAVDGGAQLRRYPDVLGLATKAFS; encoded by the coding sequence ATGGCAGACGACACGACCGGTAGGCGGCACGCGGTGGTGGTCGGCGGCGCATCCGGGATCGGATGGGCCACGGCGCGGCAGCTCGCCTCGGACGGGTGGCGGGTGACGGTGGCCGACGTCAACGGCGACCTCGCCGAGGCGCGCGTGGCCGAGCTGGCCGAGCTGGCGGACTCGGCCGGCCTGGGGGCCTCGACCGGCCCCCACGGTCCGGGTCACGACCACAGGGTCGTCGACGTGGTGGACGAGTCCTCGGTGGAGGCGCTGTTCTCCGGCACCGGCCCCGAGCTGGTTGTCACCACAGCCGGGGTGAGCACGCTCGGGCTGGTCACCGACCACGACACCGCGGAGTTCAGGCGTGTCGTGGACGTGTGTCTCACCGGCGCGTTCCTCGTGCTCAAACACGCCGGACGGGTGGTCGGCGAGGGCGGGTCGATCGTCGCCATCGCCTCGCTCAACGCGCGGCAGCCCGGCCGGGGGATGGCCGCGTACTGCGCGGCCAAGGCCGGTCTGGTGATGCTGGCCCAGGTCGCCGCACTCGAGCTCGGGGAGCGGGGGATCCGGGTGAACACGGTCTCACCCGGGTTCCTGGTCACCCCGCTCACCGAACCGGTCCTGCAGATCCCCGGGCTCGCCGAGGAGTACGCCGAGAACGCGGCGGTCCCGCACCGGGGCACCGCGGAGGACGTCGCCCGGGCGGTGCTCTACCTCGCGGACTCGCCCTGGATGACGGGGGAGGACCTGGCCGTCGACGGCGGCGCCCAGTTGCGCCGCTATCCGGATGTGCTCGGTCTGGCCACCAAGGCGTTCTCGTGA
- a CDS encoding SDR family NAD(P)-dependent oxidoreductase, translating to MPGRSAIVTGGGSGIGAALARALVAAGAHVVVTDIDPVAARRVAEEITAGAGGAGGGPSGATVTGTARSAALDVTDAQAVSDLVGEVVAEHGGLDLMFANAGITWGGDTEQLTLGQWDAIIEVNIRGVVHCVHAAYPEMIRRGSGSIVLTASMGGLCPAGLITSYAMTKHAVVGLGLSLRAEAAGHGVGVTVVCPAAVDTAILDKGELDGFDGRHYYLEGQGVREPLDPDLLAESVLRGVRENRALVIEPARARATWRLQRLSPALMDRMLTRYVRATRRRRDEGPAGA from the coding sequence CTGCCAGGGCGGTCCGCGATCGTCACCGGCGGCGGCTCGGGGATCGGCGCCGCGCTGGCCCGCGCCCTGGTGGCGGCCGGGGCCCACGTCGTAGTGACGGACATCGACCCGGTGGCTGCCCGGCGGGTCGCGGAGGAGATCACCGCGGGAGCCGGCGGCGCCGGGGGCGGGCCCTCGGGCGCGACGGTCACCGGAACCGCCCGGTCGGCGGCGCTCGATGTCACCGATGCCCAGGCGGTGTCCGACCTGGTCGGCGAGGTGGTCGCCGAGCACGGGGGCCTGGACCTCATGTTCGCCAACGCCGGCATCACCTGGGGAGGGGACACCGAGCAGCTCACCCTGGGGCAGTGGGACGCGATCATCGAGGTGAACATCCGCGGGGTCGTGCACTGCGTCCACGCGGCGTACCCGGAGATGATCCGCCGGGGGTCGGGGTCGATCGTGCTCACCGCCTCCATGGGCGGGTTGTGCCCTGCGGGCCTGATCACCAGCTACGCCATGACCAAACACGCCGTGGTGGGGCTCGGGCTCTCGCTGCGCGCTGAGGCGGCAGGCCACGGCGTCGGTGTGACCGTGGTGTGCCCGGCCGCGGTGGACACCGCGATCCTGGACAAGGGCGAGCTCGACGGCTTCGACGGCCGCCACTACTACCTCGAGGGTCAGGGCGTACGGGAACCGCTGGACCCGGATCTGTTGGCGGAGAGCGTCCTGCGTGGTGTCCGGGAGAACCGGGCGCTCGTGATCGAACCCGCGCGGGCCCGGGCGACGTGGCGGCTGCAGCGCCTGTCGCCCGCGCTGATGGACCGGATGCTCACGAGGTACGTGCGCGCGACGAGGCGCCGGCGGGACGAGGGTCCCGCCGGCGCCTGA
- a CDS encoding cupin domain-containing protein, with protein sequence MTTTDHGPHPYVVNIEDETLGNTNYRTTLWTGKNLQMTVMAIAPGDDIGLEVHEDHDQFLRVEQGRGRVQMGPAEDRLEFDEEVGDDWVILVPAGSWHNVTNIGDEPLKVYSIYAPPEHEHGTVHATKAESDADEH encoded by the coding sequence ATGACCACCACCGATCACGGACCCCACCCCTACGTCGTCAACATCGAGGACGAGACCCTCGGCAACACCAACTACCGGACCACGCTGTGGACCGGCAAGAACCTGCAGATGACGGTCATGGCGATCGCCCCCGGGGACGACATCGGACTCGAGGTACACGAGGACCACGACCAGTTCCTGCGGGTCGAACAGGGTCGCGGCCGCGTCCAGATGGGGCCGGCCGAGGACCGGTTGGAGTTCGACGAGGAGGTCGGCGACGACTGGGTGATCCTCGTGCCCGCCGGGTCGTGGCACAACGTCACCAACATCGGCGACGAGCCGCTCAAGGTCTACTCGATCTACGCCCCGCCGGAGCACGAGCACGGCACCGTCCACGCGACCAAGGCCGAGTCGGACGCCGACGAGCACTGA
- a CDS encoding DUF1622 domain-containing protein yields MTFTEAVELVGKTMDAAGVAAIVVGALVAALFALDPRRRSGHEGDVYTAFRRRLGRAILLGLELLVAADIIRTVAISPSYNSVGLLALVVLIRTFLSWSLELEISGRWPWQKGAGSRADRARHDGGDPARADVHDSERTTP; encoded by the coding sequence ATGACGTTCACCGAGGCCGTGGAACTGGTCGGCAAGACGATGGATGCGGCCGGCGTGGCCGCCATCGTGGTGGGGGCGTTGGTGGCGGCACTGTTCGCCCTGGACCCGCGTCGGCGGTCCGGCCACGAGGGCGACGTCTACACCGCGTTCCGTCGCCGACTCGGCCGCGCGATCCTACTGGGCCTCGAACTCCTGGTGGCCGCGGACATCATCCGGACCGTCGCGATCTCACCGAGCTACAACTCGGTGGGGTTGCTCGCGCTCGTCGTGCTCATCAGGACCTTCCTCAGCTGGTCGCTCGAGCTGGAGATCTCCGGGCGGTGGCCGTGGCAGAAGGGAGCCGGATCGCGAGCCGACCGCGCCCGGCATGATGGAGGCGACCCGGCGCGAGCCGACGTGCACGACAGCGAGAGGACCACACCATGA
- a CDS encoding LLM class flavin-dependent oxidoreductase translates to MTQHTTSDTTPSSSQSVAFGLDTFGDTTVDQQGARVHHAQVIRDVVEQAVLADQVGVDAFGVGEHHRPDYAVSAPDVVLAGIATRTKRITLGSAVTVLSSDDPIRVFQRFSTIDALSNGRAEVVLGRGSFTESFPLFGLDLQQYEQLFSEKLDLFSALLPETPVTWSGELRRPLVDQRVYPETEGGLSAWIAVGGSPESVVRAARYRMPLMLAIIGGAAGGFAPFADLYRQANAQLSGADAPRLPIAVHSPGFVAETDEKAAALAMPHWLVNRNKIGRERGWGDAVEADFHREVRSGAMYVGSPETVAQKIAATVRTLGLDRFDLKYASGPTPHEHLMNSVDLYGRKVIPRVRELLTGAGYEPGVPQQVSRV, encoded by the coding sequence ATGACTCAGCACACCACTTCCGACACGACCCCCTCGTCGTCACAGTCCGTCGCCTTTGGCCTCGACACCTTCGGTGACACCACCGTCGATCAGCAAGGCGCGCGGGTCCACCACGCCCAGGTCATCCGGGACGTCGTCGAGCAGGCGGTACTGGCCGACCAGGTGGGCGTCGACGCGTTCGGGGTGGGGGAACACCACCGGCCCGACTACGCCGTCTCCGCCCCGGATGTGGTGCTCGCCGGCATCGCGACCCGGACGAAGCGCATCACCCTCGGCTCAGCGGTCACCGTCCTGTCCAGCGACGACCCGATCCGCGTGTTCCAGCGCTTCTCCACGATCGACGCCCTGTCGAACGGGCGCGCCGAGGTCGTGTTGGGGCGCGGGTCCTTCACCGAGTCGTTCCCCCTGTTCGGCCTCGACCTCCAGCAGTACGAGCAGCTGTTCAGCGAGAAGTTGGACCTGTTCTCCGCGCTGCTGCCCGAGACGCCGGTCACGTGGTCCGGGGAGCTGCGGCGCCCCCTGGTCGACCAGCGCGTGTACCCGGAGACCGAGGGTGGGCTCTCCGCCTGGATCGCGGTGGGTGGCAGCCCCGAGTCCGTGGTGCGCGCGGCCCGGTACCGGATGCCCCTGATGCTGGCGATCATCGGCGGGGCCGCCGGTGGGTTCGCCCCCTTCGCCGACCTGTACCGCCAGGCCAACGCGCAGCTCTCGGGCGCCGACGCGCCGCGGTTGCCGATCGCCGTGCACTCACCGGGCTTCGTCGCGGAGACCGACGAGAAGGCCGCCGCCCTGGCTATGCCGCACTGGCTGGTCAACCGCAACAAGATCGGCCGTGAGCGCGGATGGGGGGACGCGGTGGAGGCCGATTTCCACCGCGAGGTGCGGTCCGGGGCGATGTACGTGGGCTCACCCGAGACCGTCGCGCAGAAGATCGCCGCGACCGTCCGCACGCTGGGCCTGGACCGCTTCGACCTCAAGTACGCCAGTGGACCCACCCCGCACGAGCACCTCATGAACTCTGTCGACCTCTACGGTCGCAAGGTCATCCCGCGCGTCCGGGAACTGCTGACCGGGGCCGGGTACGAGCCTGGTGTGCCGCAGCAGGTGTCCCGCGTCTGA
- a CDS encoding MTH1187 family thiamine-binding protein, producing MLFAFSVAPTTTEDATASMSEAVAEAVRVVRASGLPHETTSMFTTIEGDWDEVMPVVRAATEAVLAVSPRVSLVLKADLRPGRSGELRGKVDRVEHRLQHGLAADPGGGTTDGDDDEVVAS from the coding sequence ATGCTCTTCGCGTTCTCCGTCGCACCCACCACCACCGAGGACGCGACGGCGTCCATGAGCGAGGCCGTCGCCGAGGCGGTGCGGGTGGTCCGCGCGTCCGGTCTGCCCCACGAGACCACCTCGATGTTCACCACCATCGAGGGCGACTGGGACGAGGTCATGCCCGTCGTCCGCGCCGCCACCGAGGCGGTCCTGGCGGTCTCCCCGCGCGTGAGCCTGGTGCTCAAGGCCGACCTGCGACCCGGCCGCTCCGGTGAGCTGCGCGGAAAGGTGGACCGGGTGGAGCACCGCCTGCAACACGGCCTGGCGGCGGACCCTGGGGGTGGGACGACAGACGGCGACGACGACGAGGTGGTCGCCTCGTGA
- a CDS encoding esterase/lipase family protein, producing MTSHSLGVTMLGSRTPRRLRSRLAGALVAAALAVPVAAAVTTITAAPTLVPQAAAGPVEDALTGLVGDLDPTGELGPYVTEALNGINGPIGAPGPPAAVDTPVTCRPTPAHPRPVILVHGTFDNGPNTVPRLGEPLRRQGFCVIAPTLGAYAGNPARGGLDSIVGASGPQLAGVIDHVRAVTGAAQVDLVGYSQGASIAGYTTKVLRPGAVGRVVSVGGYWGADNSGLIPHQLPPGLAGAALWAANLRGLAELSPGSPMLTAWYGLDRTPFLPGVAYTLIATGGDHLLPPQRSFVPGPGVGWRVPEQACGGGPTSHGGMALDPRTHSMVARALGGAGAC from the coding sequence GTGACCTCACACTCTTTGGGAGTCACCATGCTCGGTTCCCGCACCCCACGCCGCCTGCGTTCCCGACTGGCTGGCGCCCTCGTCGCCGCCGCGCTGGCCGTACCCGTCGCCGCAGCGGTCACGACCATCACCGCCGCGCCCACGCTCGTCCCGCAGGCCGCCGCCGGGCCGGTGGAGGACGCACTGACGGGCCTCGTCGGGGACCTGGACCCCACCGGTGAGCTCGGGCCGTACGTGACCGAGGCACTCAACGGCATCAACGGACCCATCGGCGCCCCCGGCCCGCCGGCCGCCGTGGACACCCCGGTCACGTGCCGACCGACCCCGGCCCACCCGCGACCGGTGATCCTCGTCCACGGGACGTTCGACAACGGCCCCAACACCGTGCCGCGACTGGGCGAGCCGCTGCGGAGGCAGGGGTTCTGTGTGATCGCACCGACCCTCGGCGCGTACGCGGGCAACCCCGCCCGGGGAGGTCTCGACTCGATCGTCGGCGCGTCCGGTCCGCAGCTCGCCGGGGTGATCGACCACGTGCGCGCGGTCACCGGAGCGGCCCAGGTGGACCTGGTGGGCTACTCCCAGGGCGCCTCGATCGCGGGGTACACCACCAAGGTGTTGCGTCCCGGCGCGGTGGGCAGGGTGGTCTCGGTGGGCGGGTACTGGGGCGCCGACAACAGCGGGCTGATCCCCCACCAGTTGCCGCCGGGGCTCGCCGGCGCGGCGCTATGGGCCGCCAACCTGCGGGGTCTGGCCGAACTGTCGCCCGGGAGCCCCATGCTCACCGCCTGGTACGGACTCGACCGCACCCCGTTCCTGCCCGGGGTCGCGTACACGCTCATCGCCACCGGCGGCGACCATCTCCTGCCACCACAGCGGAGCTTCGTGCCGGGGCCCGGCGTCGGGTGGCGGGTCCCGGAGCAGGCCTGCGGCGGCGGCCCGACCTCCCACGGCGGGATGGCGCTCGACCCGCGGACCCACTCGATGGTCGCCCGGGCACTCGGCGGCGCGGGCGCCTGCTGA